Proteins from one Peromyscus eremicus chromosome 8a, PerEre_H2_v1, whole genome shotgun sequence genomic window:
- the Zbtb4 gene encoding zinc finger and BTB domain-containing protein 4 — translation MPPPAEVTDPSHAPAVLHQLNEQRLRGLFCDVTLIAGDTKFPAHRSVLAASSPFFREALLASAPLPLPPVPGGSAPSPATATAASSSSSSPTPASPHSSSPPRVLELPGVPAAAFSDVLNFIYSARLALPDGGGDGAAVAEIGALGRRLGISRLQGLGEGGDTWVPPVPTPLATSHPEEDGLGPGLRPDGEWVGDKAEAPAPDSQPSLSRRPFPCPRCGKSFIHPKRLQTHEAQCRRGSNTRGSAGLGAGSSGPGGPAGVDASALPPPVAFRDGPEHVVKVVGGHVLYVCAACERSYVTLSSLKRHSNVHSWRRKYPCRYCEKVFALAEYRTKHEVWHTGERRYQCIFCWETFVTYYNLKTHQRAFHGINPGLLASEKTPNGGYKPKLNTLKLYRLLPMRAAKRPYKTYSQGAPEGPPSPRLHTSAPAAMRASPPALPPPAPEPGPPASVITFAHPAPSVIVHGSSSCGGAGGGPAGTGGSQAASVITYTTPPRPPKKREYPPPPPEPAAPPTSPATAAGPASATDEAKGRNLRAGRTLTYTAKPVGGVSGSGGSPPGTGRGSSQLQAPPPLCQITVRIGEEAIVKRRISETDLRPGELSGEEVEESEEEEEEEEEEEEEDQEESKAGGEDQLWRPYYSYKPKRKAGATASGVSGVVSGLPRGRRPPRWRQKLERRAWEETPSVEGPGGRGRGERRHRCGDCAQTFATLRKLRKHQEAHSEGSHSSRTGRRSSTRFTCPHCAKVCKTAAALNRHGQRHAVERPGGTPTPVIAYSKGSIGTRASDVKEEAPQEMQVSSSSGEAGGASAAVAEAPDTASLQDPVISGGEEPPVAGGGSYVYPPVQEFPLALIGGSREPGGGRGKSGNEGPMGASEGDRMEGMGTAKVTFYPEPYPLVYGPQLLAAYPYNLSNLAALPVALNMVLPDEKGGGALPFLPGVFGYAVNPQAAPPTPPTPPPPTLPLPVPPKGVGGPAGVERTQKGDVG, via the exons ATGCCACCCCCTGCAGAGGTGACGGACCCGTCCCATGCCCCTGCTGTCCTGCATCAGCTCAATGAGCAGCGGCTCCGTGGCCTCTTCTGTGATGTCACCCTCATAGCCGGAGACACCAAGTTCCCCGCTCACCGCAGCGTCCTGGCTGCCTCTAGTCCCTTCTTCAGAGAAGCCCTGCTAGCCTCAGCGCCGCTGCCGCTGCCACCAGTCCCCGGGGGCTCAGCTCCCAGCCCCGCGACCGCCacagctgcctcttcctcctcctcctccccgacTCCAGCCTCTCCTCACTCCTCATCCCCCCCACGGGTCCTCGAGCTGCCCGGGGTCCCAGCAGCTGCCTTTTCCGATGTCCTCAACTTCATCTATAGTGCCCGGCTGGCACTGCctgatgggggaggggatggggcagCTGTGGCAGAAATTGGAGCTCTGGGGCGGCGGCTGGGGATCTCCCGCCTGCAGGGCCTGGGGGAAGGAGGTGATACTTGGGTCCCCCCTGTTCCAACTCCCCTGGCCACCTCACATCCTGAAGAGGACGGTTTGGGGCCAGGGCTTAGACCAGACGGCGAGTGGGTGGGTGACAAGGCTGAGGCCCCGGCTCCTGACTCACAGCCCTCCTTGTCCCGGCGGCCCTTTCCCTGCCCGCGATGTGGCAAAAGCTTCATCCATCCCAAGAGGCTGCAGACACACGAGGCCCAGTGTCGGCGGGGGTCCAACACTCGGGGCTCTGCAGGCCTGGGAGCCGGGAGCTCTGGCCCTGGGGGTCCTGCAGGAGTGGATGCCTCGGCCCTGCCACCACCAGTGGCCTTCAGAGATGGCCCCGAGCACGTGGTGAAGGTGGTGGGCGGCCACGTGCTCTATGTGTGTGCGGCCTGTGAGCGTTCCTACGTGACCCTGTCCAGCCTGAAGCGGCACAGCAATGTCCACTCGTGGCGGAGGAAGTACCCCTGCCGCTACTGTGAGAAGGTGTTTGCCCTGGCCGAGTACCGCACCAAGCACGAGGTGTGGCACACGGGAGAGCGCAG GTACCAGTGCATCTTCTGCTGGGAAACCTTTGTCACCTATTATAACCTGAAGACCCACCAGCGAGCCTTCCATGGCATTAACCCCGGCCTCCTAGCCAGTGAGAAGACACCCAATGGAGGCTACAAGCCCAAGCTTAATACCCTCAAGCTGTACCGCCTGCTCCCCATGCGGGCAGCCAAGCGGCCCTACAAGACCTACAGTCAGGGAGCCCCCGAGGGCCCTCCCTCTCCACGCCTCCACACATCGGCCCCTGCAGCAATGCGAGCCagccccccagccctccccccacctGCCCCAGAGCCTGGGCCTCCTGCCTCCGTCATCACCTTTGCTCACCCTGCCCCCTCTGTCATTGTCCACGGGAGCAGTAGCTGTGGTGGAGCCGGGGGTGGGCCAGCCGGCACGGGAGGGTCCCAAGCTGCCTCAGTCATCACTTATACGACTCCCCCAAGACCCCCCAAGAAACGAGAGTACCCACCTCCTCCCCCCGAGCCAGCAGCACCCCCCACCAGCCCAGCCACAGCTGCAGGGCCAGCCTCAGCCACGGACGAGGCCAAGGGCCGGAATCTGCGGGCTGGGAGGACTCTGACCTACACAGCCAAGCCCGTGGGTGGGGTTAGTGGGAGTGGGGGATCCCCCCCAGGGACAGGCCGAGGCTCCTCTCAGCTTCAGGCCCCACCTCCACTGTGTCAGATCACTGTGCGAATTGGGGAGGAAGCCATTGTCAAGCGTCGCATCTCAGAAACTGACCTGCGTCCTGGAGAGCTGAGTGGAGAAGAAGTAGaggagagtgaggaagaggaagaggaggaggaggaggaggaagaggaggaccaggaggaatCAAAGGCTGGAGGGGAAGATCAGCTCTGGAGGCCCTACTATTCATACAAGCCTAAGCGTAAGGCTGGAGCTACTGCCAGCGGGGTCAGCGGGGTCGTCAGTGGGCTGCCCCGAGGACGAAGACCACCAcgctggaggcagaagctggaacGAAGAGCCTGGGAGGAGACCCCGTCAGTGGAGGGCCCAGGAGGACGAGGACGTGGTGAACGCAGGCACCGTTGTGGGGACTGTGCCCAGACCTTTGCcactctgaggaaactgaggaagCACCAGGAAGCCCACAGCGAGGGCTCCCACAGCTCCAGGACTGGGAGGAGGTCTTCCACCCGATTCACCTGCCCCCATTGTGCCAAGGTGTGCAAGACAGCAGCTGCCCTGAACCGACATGGGCAGAGGCATGCTGTGGAGCGGCCTGGGGGCACCCCCACCCCTGTCATTGCCTATTCCAAAGGCAGCATCGGCACCAGGGCCAGCGATGTCAAGGAGGAGGCTCCCCAGGAGATGCAAGTGTCCTCGTCAAGTGGGGAGGCGGGCGGTGCCAGCGCTGCTGTTGCTGAAGCTCCTGACACGGCCTCACTCCAGGACCCCGTCATCTCTGGGGGTGAGGAGCCCCCAGTAGCAGGTGGGGGCAGCTATGTGTACCCACCTGTGCAGGAATTCCCCCTGGCTCTGATAGGAGGCAGCCGGGAGCCCGGCGGTGGCAGAGGAAAATCTGGGAATGAGGGGCCAATGGGAGCTTCTGAGGGAGACCGGATGGAGGGGATGGGGACTGCCAAAGTCACCTTCTACCCCGAACCCTACCCACTTGTCTATGGCCCTCAGCTCCTTGCTGCCTACCCTTACAACTTGAGCAACTTGGCCGCCCTCCCAGTTGCTCTCAACATGGTCCTACCTGATGAGAAGGGTGGTGGGGCCCTCCCCTTCCTACCAGGGGTCTTTGGCTACGCAGTGAATCCTCAAGCAGCACCCCCCACTCCACCAACCccacctcccccaactcttcctctGCCAGTTCCCCCCAAGGGAGTAGGGGGACCGGCAGGGGTTGAGAGAACCCAAAAGGGAGATGTGGGGTGA
- the Chrnb1 gene encoding acetylcholine receptor subunit beta, translating to MTLGALLLLLGVLGAPLAPGARGSEAEGRLREKLFSGYDNSVRPAREVGDRVGVSIGLTLAQLISLNEKDEEMSTKVYLDLEWTDYRLSWDPAEHDGIESLRITADSVWLPDVVLLNNNDGNFDVALDINVVVSFEGSVRWQPPGLYRSSCSIQVTYFPFDWQNCTMVFSSYSYDSSEVSLKTGLGPDGQERQEIYIHEGTFIENGQWEIIHKPSRLIQRPGDPRGGKEGHREEVTFYLIIRRKPLFYLVNVIAPCVLITVLAIFVFYLPPDAGEKMGLSIFALLTLTVFLLLLADKVPETSLAVPIIIKYLMFTMVLVTFSVILSVVVLNLHHRSPHTHQMPFWVRQIFIHKLPPCLGLKRPKPERDDQLPHHSFTPTSGWGRGTDEYFIRKPPSDFLFPKLNRFQPELSAPDLRRFIDGPTRTVGLPQELREVISSISYMARQLQEQEDHDALKEDWQFVAMVVDRLFLWTFIVFTSVGTLVIFLDATYHLPPPEPFP from the exons ATGACCTTAGgggcgctgctgctgctgctgggggtgCTCGGGGCGCCCCTCGCCCCAG GCGCCCGCGGGTCGGAAGCCGAAGGCCGACTGCGTGAGAAACTTTTCTCAGGCTACGATAACTCGGTGCGGCCGGCGCGCGAGGTGGGAGACCGCGTCGGGGTCAGCATTGGCCTCACCCTGGCGCAGCTCATCAGCCTG AACGAGAAGGATGAAGAGATGAGCACAAAGGTGTACTTAGACCTG GAGTGGACAGACTACAGGTTAAGCTGGGATCCTGCAGAACACGACGGCATCGAATCTCTCCGCATCACCGCTGACTCTGTTTGGCTCCCTGATGTGGTGCTGCTGAACAA CAATGACGGAAATTTTGACGTTGCTCTGGACATTAATGTCGTGGTATCCTTCGAGGGCTCTGTGCGCTGGCAACCCCCTGGCCTGTATCGCAGCAGCTGCAGCATCCAG GTCACCTACTTCCCCTTTGACTGGCAGAATTGCACCATGGTATTTAGTTCCTACAGCTATGACAGCTCTGAGGTCAGCCTGAAGACAGGCCTAGGTCCTGATGGACAGGAAAGGCAGGAAATCTACATTCATGAAGGGACCTTCATTG AGAATGGCCAGTGGGAGATTATCCACAAACCTTCTAGGTTAATCCAGCGTCCAGGGGACcccagaggagggaaggagggccaTCGAGAGGAAGTTACTTTCTATCTCATTATCCGGCGGAAGCCTCTCTTCTACCTGGTCAATGTCATTGCCCCGTGTGTCCTCATCACTGTCCTGGCCATCTTCGTCTTCTACCTGCCTCCAGACGCAG gagAGAAGATGGGGCTCTCCATCTTCGCCCTGCTGACCCTTACTGTGTTCCTGCTGCTACTGGCAGACAAAGTGCCTGAGACCTCCCTGGCAGTTCCCATCATTATCAAATATCTCATGTTTACCATGGTCCTCGTCACTTTCTCAGTCATCCTTAGCGTCGTGGTCCTCAACTTGCACCATCGCTCACCCCACACCCACCAAATGCCCTTTTGGGTCCGCCAG ATCTTCATTCACAAGCTCCCTCCATGCCTGGGTCTGAAAAGGCCCAAGCCCGAAAGAGACGACCAACTGCCACATCACTCTTTTACTCCAACAAGTGGCTGGGGCCGAGGAACTGATGAATATTTCATCCGGAAGCCTCcaagtgattttcttttccccAAACTTAACAG GTTTCAGCCTGAATTATCTGCCCCGGACCTGCGACGATTTATCGATGGCCCAACCCGGACTGTAGGCCTGCCTCAGGAGCTACGCGAGGTCATTTCTTCAATCAGCTACATGGCCCGACAGCTGCAGGAACAGGAGGACCACGATGCT CTAAAGGAGGACTGGCAGTTTGTGGCCATGGTTGTGGATCGTCTTTTCCTGTGGACATTCATCGTTTTCACAAGCGTCGGGACTCTGGTCATTTTCTTAGATGCCACGTACCATTTGCCCCCTCCTGAACCTTTTCCCTGA